One genomic region from Euzebya tangerina encodes:
- a CDS encoding branched-chain amino acid ABC transporter permease, with protein MSGKYTTDYRQDMRLLRTTSQRAIAGVLAVLALLLPFALEADISPPLDFPWAAWFAAINLALIASVGAAAFNLLLGYTHQISVAHAAFLMLGTVVGATMGTLWGVNFIVVLLASLVAGALIGAIVGLPALRFRGLYLLIATFGVHFFFFLGYKKFQTTYFGFNAITFDPPQLPAWLHALPFITPDDDGIFAISGNFRWYWVLLPIAILSILFMNNVIRTREGRSFMAIKEHDVSASLIGINVTRAKLLAFSLSSAFVSLTGVLGAYYIGARGEDSFPFQVVLFYAIMIIVGGFSTMQGAVFGAFFFYMTPVFFDWVRSDVPGISSITLLQRYANETNLAIFGILIIVVLVARPTGLSGIWQRIRQYFATWPYST; from the coding sequence ATGAGTGGCAAGTACACCACCGACTACCGGCAGGACATGCGCCTGCTCCGCACGACGTCCCAGCGAGCCATCGCGGGCGTCCTCGCCGTCCTCGCCCTCCTCCTCCCATTCGCGCTCGAGGCCGACATCAGCCCACCGCTCGACTTCCCCTGGGCGGCCTGGTTCGCCGCCATCAACCTCGCGTTGATCGCCAGCGTCGGCGCGGCCGCCTTCAACCTGTTGCTCGGCTACACCCACCAGATCAGTGTGGCCCACGCGGCATTCCTGATGCTCGGCACCGTCGTCGGCGCGACCATGGGAACCCTCTGGGGTGTCAACTTCATCGTCGTCCTGCTGGCCTCACTGGTCGCCGGCGCACTGATCGGTGCCATCGTCGGCCTGCCCGCCCTGCGGTTCAGAGGCCTCTACCTGCTGATCGCCACCTTCGGTGTGCACTTCTTCTTCTTCCTCGGCTACAAGAAGTTCCAGACCACCTACTTCGGATTCAACGCGATCACCTTCGACCCGCCGCAGCTCCCGGCGTGGCTGCACGCACTCCCGTTCATCACCCCCGACGACGACGGGATCTTTGCGATCAGCGGGAACTTCCGCTGGTACTGGGTCCTGCTGCCGATCGCGATCCTGTCGATCCTGTTCATGAACAACGTGATCCGGACCCGCGAGGGCCGCTCGTTCATGGCGATCAAGGAGCACGACGTCTCCGCCTCGCTCATCGGCATCAACGTGACCCGGGCGAAGTTGCTGGCCTTCTCCCTCTCCTCGGCCTTCGTGTCGCTGACCGGCGTGCTCGGCGCGTACTACATCGGCGCGCGGGGTGAGGACTCCTTCCCCTTCCAGGTCGTGCTGTTCTACGCGATCATGATCATCGTCGGGGGGTTCTCGACGATGCAGGGCGCGGTGTTCGGAGCGTTCTTCTTCTACATGACGCCGGTGTTCTTCGACTGGGTCCGCTCGGACGTTCCAGGCATCTCCTCCATCACCCTGCTCCAGCGCTACGCGAACGAGACCAACCTGGCCATCTTCGGAATCCTCATCATCGTCGTCCTGGTCGCCAGACCCACCGGCCTGTCCGGCATCTGGCAGCGGATCCGCCAGTACTTCGCGACCTGGCCGTACAGCACATGA
- a CDS encoding alpha-hydroxy acid oxidase yields MDTLGRLVTVEDVRRRARLRLPRMAFEFVDGGAGDEVTLRANRTAFEQVSIQPKVLTGVSDRDLSVSVVGQELALPLVFSPAGLLRVTHPAGETAAAAAASAAGVPFTLSTGSSRSIEEVAQAGGDGLRWFQLYLWKDRAVVEGLLDRAARAGYSALVLTVDVPVVGQRDRDIRNGMTLPPRPNLRTALDTAWRPWWWWPVLTGEPITFANFTDLGLGESVTELGRFVNTAMINPEQSWADVAWLREQWTGPMLVKGILRAEDASRSVDCGADAVVVSNHGGRQLDGAPAAFAVLDEVVGAVGGRADVILDGGVRRGADVVKALAAGAAAVMIGRPYVYGLAAGGQAGVARVLEILSGEIDRTLALTGCRRARDLDRSFLLDARLNSRQSAVDGARSTPL; encoded by the coding sequence GTGGACACCCTCGGCCGTCTGGTCACCGTCGAGGACGTCCGGCGCCGGGCTCGTCTTCGGCTGCCGCGCATGGCCTTCGAGTTCGTCGACGGGGGTGCCGGCGACGAGGTCACACTGCGGGCCAACCGGACCGCCTTCGAGCAGGTGTCGATTCAGCCGAAGGTGCTGACCGGCGTGTCCGACCGGGACCTCTCGGTCTCGGTTGTGGGACAGGAGCTGGCGCTGCCGCTGGTCTTCTCGCCAGCCGGGTTGCTCCGGGTCACTCACCCGGCCGGGGAAACGGCGGCCGCCGCAGCCGCCAGCGCAGCAGGAGTCCCGTTCACCTTGAGCACCGGGTCAAGCCGTTCCATCGAGGAGGTGGCGCAAGCAGGCGGGGATGGGTTGCGCTGGTTCCAGCTGTACTTGTGGAAGGACCGGGCGGTCGTTGAGGGCTTGTTGGACCGGGCAGCTCGCGCCGGCTACTCCGCGCTCGTACTGACCGTCGACGTACCGGTCGTCGGGCAGCGCGACCGCGACATCCGCAACGGCATGACCCTGCCGCCCCGTCCGAACCTGCGGACCGCGCTCGACACCGCATGGCGGCCGTGGTGGTGGTGGCCGGTCCTCACGGGAGAGCCGATCACGTTCGCCAACTTCACCGATCTGGGCCTGGGAGAGTCGGTGACCGAGCTCGGCCGGTTCGTCAACACCGCCATGATCAACCCCGAGCAGTCGTGGGCGGATGTGGCATGGCTTCGCGAGCAGTGGACCGGCCCGATGCTGGTGAAAGGCATCCTGCGAGCCGAGGACGCGAGCCGCAGCGTGGACTGCGGTGCCGACGCCGTGGTGGTGTCGAACCACGGCGGCCGGCAGTTGGACGGCGCGCCGGCGGCCTTCGCCGTACTGGACGAGGTCGTCGGGGCCGTGGGTGGTCGGGCTGACGTGATCCTGGATGGCGGCGTGCGCCGCGGCGCCGACGTGGTCAAGGCGCTGGCGGCCGGAGCAGCGGCCGTCATGATCGGGCGGCCCTACGTCTATGGGCTGGCGGCGGGCGGTCAAGCGGGAGTCGCTCGTGTGCTCGAGATCTTGAGTGGCGAGATCGACCGGACCTTGGCGCTGACCGGCTGTCGCCGCGCCCGCGATCTGGATCGCAGCTTCCTGCTCGATGCTCGGTTGAACTCCCGGCAATCAGCCGTTGACGGTGCCCGATCGACCCCCCTATGA
- a CDS encoding ABC transporter substrate-binding protein, translating into MLKRKMHLLALLAVFALIAGACSSGDDGDDGGSDDTEETSDDGGDDGGDDAAADDGGDDGGDDGADDSGDEGGSTAEVPDNPDVGVESDVIRIGWMGDATGPTASAQAFNLTGAEAAVAWYNENGGVLGRQLELVVKDDQFSAETATTNYASLTQDDGIIAIVQMGGSQISTALMANVEEDGVPVISLPQTIDIQLDVPSAYNNIAHYGDEARVAVAYVGEQLGSVEDAVMAVVQLELPSGDEWDVYIQDALEQGGGTYAGRVLLNPGSPDYAGAVTQIQELINNDGVNYLAIHGAPSHGLGFVTEMVANGIDTPIVGIHGMAGGAIYQEGPPEAADLIRGVHSFLPATSDCETCEVIREFVAGTEWEDDIIELNFSDGWQDIMITVQAMERAAEADGELTWETMNTALKSAPFDTGGLTCEVDWTTSQHSPCAAPFEWTGDSLVAVGGFDAYSDAIVEEYGLLES; encoded by the coding sequence ATGCTCAAGAGAAAGATGCATCTGCTGGCCCTGTTGGCAGTGTTTGCCCTGATCGCCGGCGCCTGCAGTTCCGGCGACGATGGGGACGACGGGGGTTCCGACGACACAGAAGAGACCTCGGACGACGGCGGCGATGACGGCGGGGATGATGCTGCCGCGGACGACGGTGGCGATGACGGCGGTGACGACGGGGCCGACGACAGCGGTGACGAGGGCGGCAGTACGGCGGAGGTCCCCGACAACCCCGACGTGGGTGTGGAGTCCGACGTCATCCGCATCGGCTGGATGGGTGACGCCACCGGACCGACCGCCTCGGCGCAGGCCTTCAACCTGACGGGCGCGGAGGCAGCGGTCGCCTGGTACAACGAGAACGGCGGTGTTCTTGGCCGACAGCTCGAGCTGGTGGTGAAGGACGACCAGTTCTCCGCCGAGACGGCAACCACGAACTACGCCTCTCTCACCCAGGACGACGGCATCATCGCGATCGTCCAGATGGGCGGCTCGCAGATCTCCACTGCGCTGATGGCCAACGTCGAGGAGGACGGCGTCCCGGTTATCAGCCTGCCCCAGACCATCGACATCCAACTCGATGTTCCGAGCGCCTACAACAACATCGCGCACTACGGCGATGAAGCCCGCGTGGCTGTGGCCTACGTCGGCGAGCAGCTCGGCAGCGTCGAGGACGCGGTCATGGCTGTTGTCCAGCTGGAGCTGCCTTCGGGTGATGAGTGGGATGTCTACATCCAGGACGCGTTGGAGCAAGGCGGCGGAACCTACGCCGGACGCGTGTTGCTGAACCCGGGCTCACCTGACTATGCGGGCGCGGTCACGCAGATCCAGGAGCTGATCAACAACGACGGCGTCAACTACCTCGCCATCCACGGTGCGCCGTCCCACGGCCTCGGGTTCGTGACGGAGATGGTCGCCAACGGCATCGACACGCCGATCGTCGGCATCCACGGCATGGCAGGTGGTGCGATCTACCAGGAGGGTCCACCGGAGGCCGCCGACCTGATCCGCGGCGTGCACTCCTTCCTCCCGGCCACGAGTGACTGCGAGACCTGTGAGGTCATCCGTGAGTTCGTCGCCGGAACGGAGTGGGAGGACGACATCATCGAGCTCAACTTCTCCGACGGCTGGCAGGACATCATGATCACCGTCCAGGCCATGGAGCGGGCTGCTGAGGCAGATGGCGAGCTGACGTGGGAGACCATGAACACGGCGCTGAAGTCTGCCCCGTTCGACACCGGCGGCCTGACGTGTGAGGTCGACTGGACCACGAGTCAGCACAGTCCCTGTGCGGCACCGTTCGAGTGGACCGGTGACAGCCTCGTGGCGGTTGGCGGCTTCGATGCCTACAGCGACGCCATCGTCGAGGAGTACGGCCTGCTGGAGAGCTGA
- a CDS encoding ABC transporter ATP-binding protein — MSTTSARAGASTTSPSAGTDGLAIRGLEVVYNNAVVALRGVSLSVPEGGFVSVLGANGAGKTTLVRAITNLLFVHDGRVRDGSVTYGGQSLLDAGARAVVRAGICQVPEGRMLFPRLTVDENLRVGASTRKVTAADVAAELEHVYEVFPQIADRRDEKAGLMSGGEQQMVAVGRALMAKPRLMICDELSLGLAPLIVKDLFELVSQLNREEGMGVLVIEQNARVALQHSNYGYVMETGKVVVEGTSASLSEDDYVQEFYLGGAGEAKDAYEELVARYRKGNGS, encoded by the coding sequence ATGAGCACGACATCAGCCCGGGCGGGCGCCAGCACCACCAGCCCGAGTGCCGGGACCGACGGCCTCGCGATCAGAGGGCTCGAGGTGGTCTACAACAACGCCGTCGTCGCCCTTCGCGGGGTGTCGCTGTCGGTGCCGGAGGGTGGGTTCGTCTCCGTCCTGGGAGCCAACGGCGCCGGCAAGACCACGTTGGTACGCGCCATCACCAATCTGCTGTTCGTCCACGACGGTCGTGTCCGTGATGGGTCGGTGACCTACGGCGGGCAGTCCCTCCTGGACGCCGGTGCTCGCGCCGTCGTCCGGGCCGGCATCTGCCAGGTCCCCGAGGGCCGGATGCTCTTCCCGCGGCTCACGGTCGATGAGAACCTGCGTGTCGGGGCCAGCACCCGCAAGGTGACGGCGGCCGACGTCGCCGCCGAGCTCGAACACGTCTACGAGGTCTTCCCACAGATCGCCGACCGTCGCGACGAGAAGGCGGGGTTGATGTCGGGTGGGGAGCAGCAGATGGTCGCGGTCGGTCGGGCGCTCATGGCCAAGCCCCGGCTGATGATCTGCGACGAGTTGTCCCTCGGGCTGGCACCCCTGATCGTGAAGGACCTGTTCGAACTCGTCTCCCAACTCAACCGTGAGGAGGGCATGGGCGTCCTCGTGATCGAGCAGAACGCGCGCGTCGCCCTCCAGCACTCCAACTACGGCTACGTGATGGAGACCGGCAAGGTCGTGGTGGAGGGAACCTCCGCCTCACTCAGCGAGGACGACTACGTGCAGGAGTTCTACCTGGGTGGAGCGGGGGAGGCGAAGGACGCCTACGAGGAGCTGGTCGCCCGCTACCGGAAGGGGAACGGCTCGTGA
- a CDS encoding AMP-binding protein: protein MAGTAPSVLHLLAERAASAPDADALLVKRYGRWEPLSIATVLRRVAALAHGFAEAGVGPGTVVALVMRPHAQRILTDLALQAIGAPVVGIPTGMPEDQIAHLLRDSRATWVVVQNQHLADIVLPLVESGQAGDVERIAYVDAAGVQDYGSPLLTPFAGIEAAGTKAVAGNSDAIAALLADVRPDAVAAINYSSGTTGPPRGVLLTNANLRASTQSTIQALGLAETDRVLSFRPLSDPVERGATIFPALTSGALLALPESRASAQTAMWEIAPTYIHLTPRYIKSIATGIRVRMQGSRGLKRRVSRWWVKRFQEALEADQDVSPTALSRRVIGFPVLEKLGLDAARHVVVSGSRIPTEGLAFFAALGLTVRPAYSLTEVGGFALLPQGATVRRNTLGTAVPGLETRIDGRQLLIRGEAVAAHALESDGGRAALLDQDGWLATGDVAMEVDGEIAVRGRLGDMIGVHSGEGVNLMEIEASLTASPYIREAILTPDGDDLILTLEPEGRSLGRWATRNGVEYTTERSLLDDERIISLLHRAADTALESFGSLPITRTHILTLPLAVADGTLTLNDKVRRNHVREAPFKAGTRDSVETDTPQTRESTGAK, encoded by the coding sequence ATGGCCGGGACCGCACCCTCCGTCCTGCACTTGCTAGCCGAGCGAGCGGCGAGCGCGCCGGATGCCGATGCCCTGCTGGTCAAGCGGTACGGCCGCTGGGAGCCGCTGTCGATCGCCACGGTGTTGCGCCGGGTTGCGGCGCTGGCACACGGCTTCGCCGAGGCTGGGGTGGGACCTGGCACGGTGGTCGCGCTCGTCATGCGGCCGCACGCCCAGCGGATCCTGACCGACCTGGCGCTGCAGGCCATCGGCGCTCCGGTGGTCGGGATACCGACGGGGATGCCCGAGGACCAGATCGCCCACCTGCTCCGCGACAGCCGTGCCACCTGGGTCGTCGTCCAGAACCAGCACCTGGCCGACATCGTCCTGCCGCTGGTCGAGTCGGGTCAGGCCGGCGACGTGGAGCGGATCGCCTACGTCGACGCGGCTGGCGTCCAGGACTACGGCAGCCCGTTGCTGACCCCCTTCGCGGGCATCGAGGCGGCCGGTACGAAGGCTGTGGCGGGCAACTCGGATGCCATCGCGGCGCTCCTGGCCGACGTCCGGCCTGACGCTGTTGCGGCCATCAACTACTCCTCGGGAACCACCGGACCGCCTCGCGGTGTGCTGTTGACCAATGCCAACCTGCGGGCGTCAACGCAGTCCACGATCCAGGCCCTGGGGTTGGCGGAGACGGACCGCGTCCTGTCATTCCGGCCGCTCTCCGACCCTGTCGAGCGGGGGGCGACGATCTTCCCTGCCCTGACCAGCGGGGCGCTGCTCGCCCTGCCCGAGTCCCGGGCCAGCGCGCAGACTGCCATGTGGGAGATCGCGCCGACCTACATCCACCTCACGCCGCGGTACATCAAGTCGATCGCGACCGGCATCCGGGTGCGGATGCAAGGCTCACGAGGACTGAAGCGGCGGGTCAGTCGCTGGTGGGTCAAGCGCTTCCAGGAGGCCCTCGAGGCAGACCAGGACGTCAGCCCGACCGCACTCTCACGTCGCGTCATCGGCTTCCCGGTCCTCGAGAAGTTGGGCCTGGATGCGGCACGGCACGTCGTGGTGTCCGGCAGTCGGATTCCAACCGAGGGGCTGGCGTTCTTCGCTGCTCTGGGGCTCACCGTCCGACCGGCGTACTCACTCACCGAGGTCGGCGGCTTCGCGCTGCTCCCCCAGGGCGCAACCGTCCGGCGCAACACCCTCGGCACGGCCGTACCCGGCCTGGAGACGCGCATCGACGGCCGGCAGCTGCTCATCCGTGGTGAGGCCGTCGCGGCGCACGCCCTCGAGTCCGATGGTGGCCGGGCCGCGCTGCTCGATCAGGACGGCTGGCTTGCCACCGGTGACGTCGCCATGGAGGTCGACGGTGAGATCGCCGTCCGCGGGCGGCTGGGCGACATGATCGGGGTGCACAGCGGCGAGGGCGTGAACCTGATGGAGATCGAGGCATCCCTCACGGCCTCGCCCTACATCCGTGAGGCCATCCTCACCCCCGATGGGGACGACCTGATCCTCACGCTCGAACCTGAGGGTCGAAGCCTGGGTCGCTGGGCCACCCGCAACGGCGTGGAGTACACGACCGAGCGGTCACTCCTCGATGATGAGCGGATCATCAGCCTCTTGCACCGAGCGGCCGACACGGCGCTCGAATCCTTCGGGAGCCTGCCCATCACCCGGACGCACATCCTCACACTGCCCCTCGCCGTTGCCGACGGGACGTTGACCCTGAACGACAAGGTGCGGCGAAATCACGTCCGCGAGGCGCCGTTCAAGGCCGGCACTCGCGACTCCGTCGAGACGGACACGCCGCAGACACGCGAGTCGACCGGAGCCAAGTAG
- a CDS encoding ABC transporter ATP-binding protein produces the protein MSGQTILSLHDVTVQFGGLKACDSVTVDVQRGELFALIGPNGAGKTTLVNAITGVYSPNEGSRVSYTDPDGTTHDLIGRKPHQIVRTGLARTFQNLGLFPGLSVLDNLMLGRYIHQKVGVMSGGLFTRGAVKEEVEAREAVERVLDLLEIPEYRWDAVGELPYGLQKRIELGRVLAMEPDLLLLDEPMAGMTTEEKQDVVRFIFEIRLALGVTVLLIEHDMAVVMSIADRVMALNFGQQIALGTPAEVQRNHDVIEAYLGAEG, from the coding sequence GTGAGCGGCCAGACCATCCTCAGCCTGCACGACGTCACCGTGCAGTTCGGCGGCCTCAAGGCCTGCGACTCCGTCACCGTGGATGTCCAGCGGGGCGAGCTCTTCGCACTGATCGGCCCCAACGGCGCGGGCAAGACCACGCTGGTCAATGCCATCACGGGCGTGTACAGCCCCAACGAAGGGTCCCGCGTCAGCTACACCGACCCCGATGGCACCACCCATGACCTGATCGGCCGCAAGCCCCACCAGATCGTCCGCACCGGCCTGGCCCGCACGTTCCAGAACCTCGGTCTGTTCCCCGGGCTGTCGGTGCTCGACAACCTGATGCTCGGCCGGTACATCCATCAGAAGGTGGGCGTGATGTCCGGTGGGCTGTTCACCCGCGGAGCGGTGAAGGAGGAGGTGGAGGCGCGCGAGGCCGTCGAACGGGTCCTCGACCTGCTCGAGATCCCCGAGTACCGCTGGGACGCGGTCGGCGAGCTGCCCTACGGGCTGCAGAAGCGGATCGAGTTGGGGCGGGTGCTGGCGATGGAGCCGGATCTGCTCCTGCTGGACGAACCGATGGCCGGCATGACCACCGAGGAGAAGCAGGACGTCGTCCGGTTCATCTTCGAGATCAGACTGGCGCTGGGCGTCACGGTCCTGCTGATCGAGCACGACATGGCCGTCGTCATGTCCATCGCCGATCGGGTGATGGCGCTCAACTTCGGCCAGCAGATCGCGCTCGGCACCCCTGCCGAGGTCCAGCGCAACCACGACGTCATCGAGGCCTATCTCGGAGCTGAGGGCTGA
- a CDS encoding branched-chain amino acid ABC transporter permease, with the protein MLFTQLLLNGVAIGAVYALTALGFVLVFKATSVLNFAHGAFLMVASYLTVTFLGVYELPFLVGLVIIVVLLAGLGVVLHYGLMRFMIGQAFFSVVLVTVGLEILIRAVLLIFYGPLPRGRVDDLPTGGVELFGGVNVPYVNMIMVAAAAIAVAVFLLFFKRSRVGLQMRAVAENLEAAAAMGIDPNKVYAAAWAIGLSLAAVGGVLYAHFTPAIDLELQVIGLRAFPAAILGGIDSIGGAIVGGLLVGIVESVGAGYLGAEFRDVIAFGIMFLVLLWRPSGLFGTRELVRV; encoded by the coding sequence GTGCTCTTCACCCAGTTGTTGCTGAACGGGGTGGCCATCGGCGCAGTCTACGCCCTGACAGCCCTCGGCTTCGTGCTGGTCTTCAAGGCCACGTCGGTCCTCAACTTCGCCCACGGCGCGTTCCTGATGGTGGCCTCGTACCTGACCGTCACGTTCCTCGGCGTCTACGAGTTGCCGTTCCTGGTCGGCCTGGTCATCATCGTCGTGCTGCTGGCAGGCCTCGGCGTCGTCCTCCACTACGGGCTCATGCGGTTCATGATCGGCCAGGCCTTCTTCAGCGTCGTCCTGGTCACCGTCGGCCTCGAGATCCTCATCCGAGCCGTCCTCCTGATCTTCTACGGCCCGCTGCCACGAGGCCGGGTCGACGACCTGCCGACCGGCGGTGTCGAGCTGTTCGGCGGCGTCAACGTCCCCTACGTCAACATGATCATGGTCGCCGCCGCCGCGATCGCCGTCGCAGTCTTCCTTCTGTTCTTCAAGCGGTCGCGGGTGGGCCTGCAGATGCGTGCGGTCGCAGAGAACCTCGAAGCTGCCGCTGCCATGGGCATCGACCCCAACAAGGTCTACGCCGCAGCGTGGGCCATCGGCCTCTCACTGGCCGCCGTCGGCGGCGTCCTGTACGCCCACTTCACCCCTGCAATCGACCTCGAGTTGCAGGTCATCGGCCTCCGCGCATTCCCCGCCGCCATCCTCGGCGGCATCGACTCCATCGGCGGCGCCATCGTCGGCGGATTGCTGGTCGGCATCGTGGAGAGCGTCGGCGCCGGCTACCTGGGTGCCGAGTTCCGCGACGTCATCGCCTTCGGCATCATGTTCCTGGTCCTGCTGTGGCGGCCCTCAGGCCTGTTCGGCACGCGCGAACTGGTCCGGGTCTGA
- a CDS encoding TIGR00730 family Rossman fold protein yields MGSLAAVAVFCGSRTGTRPVYEETARAFARVCVDRGLALVTGGGSVGLMGAVADAALDAGGKVIGIMPQSLIDRELAHQGLSELHVVDTMHERKAAMAHRSQAAVALPGGAGTLDEWFESWTWGQLGIDPSPTGLLNVQGYFDHLLAQADRMAADGFMSQAHRDMLVVTRDPSDLLEALLAYQPPAPKWTR; encoded by the coding sequence ATGGGTTCTCTCGCTGCTGTCGCCGTGTTCTGTGGATCCAGGACCGGGACCCGTCCGGTCTACGAGGAGACCGCTCGTGCCTTCGCACGGGTCTGCGTGGATCGTGGGCTCGCGCTGGTGACCGGTGGCGGGTCGGTCGGGCTGATGGGCGCCGTGGCCGACGCCGCGCTCGATGCCGGCGGGAAGGTGATCGGCATCATGCCGCAGTCGCTGATCGACAGGGAGTTGGCACATCAGGGTCTCAGTGAGCTGCATGTCGTCGACACGATGCACGAACGCAAGGCGGCCATGGCGCATCGCTCCCAAGCGGCGGTGGCCCTGCCCGGTGGTGCCGGCACGCTGGATGAGTGGTTCGAGTCCTGGACGTGGGGGCAGCTCGGCATCGACCCCTCCCCAACCGGGTTGCTGAACGTCCAGGGCTACTTCGACCACCTCCTGGCTCAAGCCGACCGCATGGCCGCCGACGGGTTCATGTCGCAGGCACATCGCGACATGCTGGTGGTCACGCGGGATCCGAGCGACCTCCTCGAGGCCCTGCTCGCCTACCAGCCACCAGCGCCGAAGTGGACGCGTTGA
- a CDS encoding thiolase family protein, whose translation MSAPEIVIAGVGLTQQTRFVDRPVVPLLLEATTAALDDAGMAMGDIDGVAARWPGPGGTTFHPGSVDWTGQLGIPLRWVQDTYPQGIPAVLDAAAAIGAGYCTTVLIVGGQSGGLGRAGGRVATYTRPDNEFVTPWGAFTSAHFALIAGRAVQRRPELRQAMATVAATIRNHGHDTPGAVMEGRGPYTAEDILTSPLVAEPFRRLDLCLASEGAAALIVTMAERAVDHAQHRPVHVVGGGMEWHRQQYVAPPRSDEVRTVGQAAARRAFDQADVTPADIDVALLYDITSFEVLRQLEILGFCRPGEAPDYVADVGIGRDARLPVNPHGGLLAFAHIGWGGPQLPIVEAVLQLRGTAGARQIESARTAVVTGAGSGAQYHNTLVLRADR comes from the coding sequence GTGAGCGCCCCCGAGATCGTCATCGCCGGTGTCGGACTGACCCAGCAGACCCGGTTCGTGGACCGGCCCGTCGTGCCCCTCCTGCTGGAGGCCACGACGGCAGCGCTTGACGACGCCGGCATGGCGATGGGCGACATCGACGGTGTGGCTGCTCGCTGGCCCGGCCCGGGCGGTACGACGTTCCACCCCGGCTCGGTCGACTGGACCGGTCAGCTCGGGATCCCCCTCCGCTGGGTCCAGGACACCTACCCGCAGGGCATCCCCGCCGTACTCGATGCCGCCGCCGCCATCGGCGCCGGGTACTGCACCACGGTTCTGATCGTCGGCGGCCAGTCCGGCGGACTCGGGCGAGCCGGTGGGCGGGTGGCGACGTACACCCGTCCGGACAACGAGTTCGTCACGCCCTGGGGAGCCTTCACGTCCGCCCACTTCGCGCTGATCGCGGGCCGCGCCGTCCAGCGCCGACCAGAACTGCGCCAGGCCATGGCCACCGTCGCAGCGACGATCCGCAACCACGGCCACGACACGCCCGGCGCGGTGATGGAAGGGCGAGGGCCCTACACCGCGGAGGACATCCTGACCTCGCCGCTGGTCGCCGAGCCCTTCCGGCGGCTCGACCTCTGTCTGGCCAGCGAGGGAGCGGCCGCGCTGATCGTGACCATGGCCGAGCGAGCGGTCGACCACGCCCAGCACCGACCGGTCCACGTCGTCGGCGGCGGGATGGAGTGGCACCGCCAGCAGTACGTCGCCCCGCCCCGGTCCGACGAGGTCCGCACCGTGGGCCAGGCAGCCGCCCGCCGCGCCTTCGATCAGGCCGACGTGACCCCGGCCGACATCGACGTCGCGCTGCTGTACGACATCACCAGCTTCGAGGTGCTTCGGCAGCTGGAGATCCTCGGGTTCTGCAGGCCGGGCGAGGCGCCGGACTACGTGGCCGACGTCGGGATCGGGCGCGACGCACGGCTGCCCGTCAACCCCCACGGTGGCCTGCTGGCATTCGCGCACATCGGCTGGGGAGGTCCCCAGTTGCCGATCGTCGAAGCGGTCCTCCAGCTCCGCGGAACAGCGGGAGCCCGCCAGATCGAAAGCGCCCGGACGGCCGTGGTGACCGGAGCAGGCAGCGGGGCCCAGTACCACAACACCCTGGTTCTGCGGGCCGACCGCTGA